aaaaaaagataaataattatattggaagtaacaaaatttattgattgttttgatatttgttaaatattgtaaaacaacttaaaaatgAGTTGAACAAAATCGTAAATGAAACAAAATAGAGGGACCTAAAACACATTTAAGCTTAAAAATGAGTTCTCGCCTCCCAGCTGAATTTTTTCCATACAATTTTGTCAGGTAAGACTTATTTCAATCTTCCTGGTTCACAAGTTTGTTCATTATCCCCAAAATGACCATTCATTTGCCGCAAAATCACGGGGAATTCATCTATTGCATCCAACAGCGAATTTTCAAATACTGTTGAAGTCTTCCAAATTTCGGCCATGAGCCTAAATGATCAAGCCCTTATCACATTCCATACCTTGTCTAGTTTGAGCATCAACATTGCTAAGAAGCTTCAGAGTAATTCGGTCATAAGCAGGAAATTGCAGTGCGGGAAAATAGTtccaacatatataaaatttgcaGTAACTTTTTATAGCTAAAGTTCTGATATCAATCATATTCAGTATTTATACTTTTTATAGCTAAATTTTATGTTGAATATATATGCTAGACAAGTAAGATTTGTAGTACACATTATGTAACATCGACATTTTGGAATCGATGACAGGACTCATGCTCGACGACTTTGGTGTAACAAACAAGAATTCTCACAAAATGGCAAGGTAACATTGGGGCAAGAAAAAGACCAATGCATAGAGCCTGAGAAGGTTGCAAGGCAACAATTTTGGTATAGAATATAGATGGAAAAATCTGGAAAAGGGTTGTCACAAGATTTGTAAAGGATCACAACCATCCACTAATTAATATTGATGGAAAAATCTGGTAAATGGTGTCATTACTGCGGCGAGTTTTCTCTTTGTTTACACAATGTGTTTACTATAGCATTCCACTTGGTTAAGTAGATATTCATTGTTTCTTAGGCATGAACTTTAGCATATACATTGTTTCAGTACACCAGTGATAACATAAGCatgttttcttattttcatgCATTAGCCTTGCAAGGGGAATAAGGATTACACGTCACTGCGTTAAGGCAGTAGTCATTATCGACCATCGGATCAACAATAAATGGCTAAGAATAAAACTGTGTCTGATCAATGAGAACCATCTAATTGCTTTTGGACGGGAGAGATTTGCTTTTGAACCatctaaaaaaatcaatattatacATCCATATACCTAATACTAATTTTTGGCCTAAAGGACCAATATTAATTAGATTTGGTGATCAATTGAGTGAATTAAAGAGACAAATATGTTACAATATGTGTAAGAGACATTTCAtgataaatatgatttttagaAAGTTTCCTTGGCAAAAAGCACAAGGATCAATTCAATGAGTTAAAGAGACAACAAACACAACACATCCATATATGTAAGAGAcatttcataataatatatttttttggaaaggTTTCAAATTGATAACTCTATACATACTAATTAAAAGCAATTTAattgaagtaaaaaaaacactagTTTTTTACATTGTAAAGTTGTAAGAACATTTTGTATTTGTTACATGCAAAGGAGGAAATGGATCAAACTTTGAAGTTTATTTATGctatagttttctttttttctctatGTCTTGTTATAATCCATGGTGGTAAGGCccttttctatttttgtttttacattcacaattattcattcccTTTCACTAACAttcctttatttttgttttacatcGCAGAATTTCATTCTTGCATTCATGACGATGACTGTCCATATGATTATTGTACCCCTCCTAAATATTCAAAGTGTATTTGGAGTAGTTGTTATTGTAAAGATTTTAATGAATAATAGTTAAGTTGAAAAATAGTTTTGTTATTTATaagcctatatatataattgtatcTACACATCATAATATTGTACCTATATGTAATTATGGAACCACCGTAAAGATCATATTGGAAACAAACATGAGGTTAGATCcttatatatacataaaaataatttggatGAAGATAACACATGGTTTTTTTGAGGTATGTTATGATAagtttaattttgtcattttaagATCTCTAATCTTCTATTTAGATCATCTTGATCTGCTGTATTGGAGATTTAGGATTTCATTACaatgttgtttgtttttttttgttcgaATAATAGTCATTTTTGTATATTtgaacaattcaattcaaattgGTTGCGAATATCAACTCAAATTAATCGAAACCCATTTTAGTTCCCTCTCAAATGCATTGGAGCTCATATAATCTATTGCATATGAAAATGATCTCATTCAAAAATAGAATATACAAATTGGATTCCACGCATTAAAACTAATTTTGGGCGGGATAAGGAAGGATTAGGGTTTCCAACACTATAGAGGATTTAGAAATAAGGGAGCTCATATAATCTATTGCATATGAAAATGATCTCATTCAAAAATAGAATATACAAATTGGATTCCACGCATTAAAACTAATTTTGGGCGGGATAAGGAAGGATTAGGGTTTCCAACACTATAGAGGATTTAGAAATAAGGGATAAGGGATTAGGGATCAAATTATCCTTTTTAATTGTGTGATAGACATGCATATGCATTATTTGCAAATAATAATACAAAGTGCCaccaaataagaaaaataacacaatttaAAAGTTCCCTATATCGATCACTAGCTATCTCCCATGAAACTAAAATGGAAGAATAATCATAAGCCTACAAAGACATCTAATACATAATTAGGTTTGCTCAAAATATACTTTAATTAGTAGTGTCTTTGGTTGTAGATGCATGTTTAGTTTGAAGATGAACCAAAGAGTAATAAGCACCACAAGGTCCTTTAGCCAACAAAGTTTTGTGACTTCCAATCTCCACCATTTTCCCTTTATCTAAAACAGCAATAACATCACAATTGTGTATGGTACTCAACCTATGTGCCACAACAACACTTGTTCTTCCCACCATTACCATATTCAATGCATCTTGCACTACTTTTTCTGAATTATTATCTAGTGCACTTGTTGCCTCATCTAGTAGCAACACCTTTGGATTCTTCAACATGGCTCTAGCTATTGCTATCCTTTGTTTTTGACCTCCTGAAAGTTGCACCCCTTTGTCACCACACCATGTCTCATACCCATCTTTTAAGCTAGATATGAAATCATGAGCATTGGCTACTCTTGCTGCCTCTATGATCTCAATTTCATCAATGTGGTCACATGTTGTTCCATATGCAATGTTGTCTCTTATGGTTCCATTAGTCAATGTTGGCTCTTGGCTCACAAGTGCTATGTGTTTTCTTAGTGACTTTAGGTTATATGATTTTATGTTCATATCATCTATTGTCACACTTCCTTTAAATGGGTCATAGAATCTCTCAATTAATCCTATGATGGTTGATTTTCCGGATCCACTTTGGCCCACTAATGCCGTTGATTTCCCCGCttcaattttaattgaaaaatctTTAAAGATAACTACATTCGGCCTGGCAGGGTAAGAAAAATGCACGTCGTGAAATTCTATTTGGCCCATTAAAGTCTCGGGCTTAAACCCACCAGGGTCATCTGGCTTGATTTTTGTACGTCGATCTAAGATGGCAAAAATTGAGCTAACAACATTACCACCTTTGACAAGGTCTTTAGTCATGCTTCCAGCATCGGCTATAACTCGTCCTGTACTCACCACAACCATAAAGCTCTCAAATAACGCTTTCTTTGTTATGTACCCATCAATGATAAGCTTGCCGCCGTACCAATAATTCACAGCCCAAGTACAAGACATCAAGAATTGGGAAAGCCCAAGCCCAATACCCGCAAACCACGATTGTCGAAAATTCTCTTGAATTGGCCTTTGTTGGGCCATTTCAAGCATTTTGAGTATTCTATCTTGAGAAGAAAAGGCAGTGATGGTTCTAAGATTTGAAACAGCTTCACAAGCTAACTTACTACTTTCTTGTTGGGCTTTGGTGGACTTGCTTGACATGCTTTTGAGTAACACACTTCTTGTATAAAAGCAAGCTATTAAAATTGGTTGAATAGATATCATAACTATGTTTAGCCTCCATGAAATGACTAGAGCCATAGTGTATGCTGTCACTACCGCTGAAAAAGTTTGTACCAACAAAGACATTCTATCACCAACTAATGACCTCACCTAAAAAAACAAGAGTTGTCACCACCATTAATCACTAATTAAGCATATAATTAAGGTGGATATTTTAGATACGGATAAGATTAGATTAGcataatacaaacaaaaaaagtttgattaaagaagagaaagaaaaagataaaaaaacatGATTGATTTATGCATTAATTAATGTTGGGTTAGTTGTATGTAACGACGACAAAAGTATCTATCTAACACATGAAAAAGTaaaatcaaaaactttttttagtCATGGAATCACAGCCTCATATACAAAGTCTCATTGTCTCAAGCATTTCCAATAGAAGTGTTCATAAATATAAGttttcatttgttttcttcatgattTCCAATTgaatgacattttatttttcttcatgatgtgatatttttattattaagttTACATGATTAAAAAATGTCAAGTTAaacaatttattaattataatttacaaaattgATACTTATGGATATGCAAAGAGTATTTGAAATTGGTTACCATGTTGACAATAAagtgttattataattttttttacgacGTTGTTAATGAGAATCGAacctaatattaaaaaaagtaaaagtaaaacaaaatatttgcaTTGATGATATTGTACTCAATCAAATTACATAGgatgatatatatatacaataaaaatGCTGCTGtcaatattaatgtaaataagtGTCCGGCTGTCAAAATTAACTCTCTAATAAAAACTATTTACTAGCTAATAAAAAGGAGTTTGACCTCTAATTTTACACAGCTGTAAAACTGTGAGTTAAATCCCAATACCTAATGCATACTACTTAAATTCCTTAAACACTAGATCAAACTCAGTGACTTAATTAACAACAAATTGTTATTtataactttatattttttattttttataaaattcaaatgatTACATAAATTTCAAGGAATAATGTATacatatttatattcttttgaaaaatattctATTTGAGTGGTTAGAATAAGAGCATAAATTTTAGGAAATGGATTCAGTGAAGTcaataaatacaattttaaattatGATCGTCCGATTTTGATTGGACGCTTACAAATAGCCCGACTGCATGAATCACCGAAAAAACGAATTCATGGAATCCAGGTCCTAAATTTTAAGAGAAAAGTTATACTGCACCAAAATATACCGAGACTTGAGCTTATGTTTATTTCTTCATTAAGAACCTTTCGTTCgcgtaaaaagaaaaaaaattaaaatatagttgAATTGGGCTAAGAATATGGCAAAGCTAGAACATACCTTAAATTCAAAATACGCTTACAAAAATACTTACATTGATTAACGatcaacaaaattttaatatttacagTGAGAGTCAAATTCACGCTCTTATAGAATATGTTTATTGTGGAGGCTTTCATTCAccttttgaaaaatttgaaaaacaaataaGGGAATCGGAAATGGAAGTGATGTGATGTGATTTGTGGAGCATCCATTCCCTCCTTTTTTTTGGTGTCAAATAATGTACGACAAGGATGTGACATTTTAAGCTCAATAAATATGAgtgtcattttcttaattttgttgAGACTTTCAAATTTGATGAGATGATACTCatcttataattcaattttactATAAGAtttgaattaaataatattCAAATTCCAAGATATATCAAAGTCTAagatattactccctccgtcctaaaatataagagtTAGTTTGACTAATGCATGTATGTCaacgcacaattttgatcattaaatctttaattctttattagtaaaaattataaaaacttgatattttaaaaatactcatcaaaacaaatcaaagactatcttatatgttaatatttatatctatatattattaaaaatatatagtcaagataaatgaatagtgtcatttagtcaaaatagttattataaaatgggacggagggagtagattATCTACTATCATTATAagatttgaattaaattatattcaaattttaagatGAGTTAGAATCCGCtaacaccaggtgtcaaactttatttTGACACCAAATCATAACCCTCTATTTCTATTCATCCAACGGTGAATATTTATCCGATTAAAATCTCGTGTGAGTATTGTGTACAGTATTACTGCTCCAGCATCCACACCATATTCACcaagtatatttttttcttccgtCAAATCCCTAATTCTCCTATAGCTAGCTTTGTTCACCCCTGTTTATTAGTCTATTGTTGTGATGTATCTCAAGAGTCCTTggctattttataatttgtaatTGATGCGATCTGATTCTACCAATTGATCTAGACTCTTCATCTTTTTCCCCTATTCTAAACTTCTTCCATAAGGGACAATTCTTTCCAAATACCGACATGATTTGTAAAGTTCTTTTTGCCACATGAAGAATATCAATGgatatgaaaaaaatttcatgtaCCGAAATTTAATTGTTCTCAAATTGCCTACTAGAATTTATTTCTCACATTCACTCTACATAATTCTTTTTCAATGAGAAATTTCCTGAATCGTTACTGCACGAATAGAGATGGAAATCAAACGAAGCAGTTGGCGTGCATTGAGTTTGCAACCCTGAATGCGTAtcatatgaatttttaagtgAAATAATATGAACCATTGGATGAAAAATAATAGAGGGttaagatttggtgtcaaaattaaatttgacacttggtgtcaacggatcctagcTCTTCTAAGATATATCAAAGTCTAAGATATTAGATTATCTACTATCATATCACTACTATCGGACAACTCGTGTCAAATTATAGATGTtcaattcttttctttttttttttttacataaagaTGAAGCATTAGtgaaatatgttaaaaaaattatattgaattaaCTCGTGtcaaattatattgttaaagtaaataaataggAGTATCATCAAATACCAACAAAATATGAATTcatgaaatgaaaataacgTACCACATTAGCATCATTGGCAAGTCGAGAACAAACAGCACCACTAGAATTTTCATCACAATCAAACCACGCAACTTCAAAAGTGATTATCTTAGAAAGCATGCTTTCCCTCACAcgtttagtcaaatactctccCATATATGCAAAGTTATAATGTTGTCCAACATTAACCACCAAAGTTATCACAAAGAGACCCAAAAAGCAAAGTGAATAGAccttagttttgttttttatctcCTCATAATCcgtatcaaaataaataaatatcattgaACCCATTGCATATGCATAAACCGGTTGAACCGCACCAAACACCATCGCATTCAAACACCCAAAAACCGCTTGTTTCCATTCAGGAATATTTAATAAAAGTAATCTCCAAAACGACACAGTTTTACCTTCATTGACGTTAacattattaatattgtttttttcGTCTTCCACTAAAGTGGTCGGATCAACAAAACATGTGATTTGTGGGTCCCTTTTAGTGAATGTAGTTGTAACGGTTTCTTCTTCTACTCTTTCCTTGTCGGTTTGTTGGTTGTGGACAAGAGAGGAGTAAACACCGGTGTCGTTTTGGAGAAGTTCATTGTGTGAGCCAATCTCGATGATTTTGCCGCCATGCACGACAGCGATTATGTTAGCATTTTGGATTGTGGAGAGGCGGTGGGCAATTACGATGGTGGTGCAATCGATTGTTGCATTGTCGAGTGCTTGTTGAACGAGTCGTTCTGATTTAGTGTCTAAGGCGCTTGTTGCTTCATCCAAAAGAAGGATTCTTGGTTTCTTGATTATTGCTCGAGCAATTGCTATCCTCTGTTTTTGTCCACCTGATAATTGAACCCCTCTTTCACCCACCTGCATCAATCATTGCTAAAATGATAATTAGTGTCACTCcgattaataaaaatattttctttcaaaGAAATATTCTACAAACACATCTTTATAGTATATTGTtgattagataaaaaaaaaaaagaagtcaaaACTCAGAAGGTggtattattataaaaaactcAGATTTTATATCGGGTCTAATTTAACTTTCCAAAATTGTGAGCCGACGAGCCGTGCACAATTGTAAGATTTTTGGTTCGGACTTCAATAAAGATTCTTACCATAACAATATCGACAGATAAACTTGGTCCTACACATTTCTTGAgctttttttcaaatatatatttttggcaCATTTCTTTAGTtagaataataaatatttttctttaaaatttaatattcggccttaggaccgactaatccaaggggatcaatcccaccgtccacttgCGGGGTCCATTTAAAGCTAGagttttaataataaatattaaataacaGTTAAGCAATTAAGTTCATGATTTCACTCACCTGGGTATTGTAACCTTGAGGAAGCAATGAAATGAAATCATGAGCATTACAAATTCTAGCAGCTTCAACAATCTCATCCTCAGTAGCATCTTCCTTACCAAAAATTATATTCTCTTTAATACTTGTTGCAAACAAAGAAGGTTCTTGACTAACCAGCCCCATAATTGATCTAAGCCACTTAATATTCAACTTATTTATAGCCACACCATCAACAAGTATCACACCACCAATTGGATCATAAAATCTTTGCAATAAAGCTATCAATGTTGATTTTCCTGAACCACTTTCACCAACCAATGCCACTGTTTTTCCAGCTGGaattttgaaacataagtttttaagGATAATTGTTTCTGGTCTTGTTGGATATGCAAATTCTATGTTGTTAAATTCCACTTCTCCTGAAACTTTTTGTATTATTTCTCCTGTTGTATTGTTGGAATCTATGTTTGGAACTCTTGATATCACTCTCTTGATTGTTTCACCTGCTGAACTTGCTTCTGAAAAATTCCTTAGGCTAGATAAACTTGTTCCTAATCCTCTGtttcatatataataacaaaCATAATCACTCTATTAGCATATACATTTTTAGCACATActataatttttgaaataatatgAGTGTATGTCATTGTGAGGAGATGTGGTGTCCACCTCACTTATGTAGTTGTTCAAAACTCAATGTCATGATCTCCGGACTCAGTCATGACctaacagtggtatcagagcttatATTTTGACGAAGGATTCGGCTGGTTctttgtatcgaaagtcttcttAACAAAGGTGGTCACGCGGAGTGTTCCATCGAGTGCCACAACGGCGGTGTAACTGTAATGGATGAAAAAGATTCCGTTTGTGGGGGAGTATGCTCATATAGAATGGATGGACCCACACTTGAGAGGAAGATTGTtgatatttcaagtgtgagttaagcCACACATTAGGTAGAAAAGTTGATGtttaacactttataagtgagagaccCATGAACCTAAttaatgtcttaaggttttagGTTAAAACGTtgtgtccaactcacttataTAGTAGTTCAAGGATTGATCTGGTCTTCTTACTTATAAAGTGTACAACATCCACTTTTTCTTTCGATGTGAGACTCAACTCAtacttgaaataccaacattCTCCCCCTCAAGTGAGTCTCCCTCAAACGTAAGTTTTTTCATCCACTTGCACCACCATTGGGAATCCATCAACAGAACACGCCACCTGAACACTTTGGCAGGAAGACTTTCGACACAAGGAGTCGGTTGGAGCCAGTTCAAACAGACTATGATACCAGTGTTGGGTCATGAAGGGGTCTGGGATGATCAAATCGGGCCTTGAACAACTAGACacgtgagttggacaccacatctAAACACAAAACCTTAAAGTAATTGGTTCCCTGTGTCCTCTTACTTATAATGTGGTCAACATCCAATTTTCTATCCTATGTGAAACTCAATTCACACTTGAAATATCAACAATCTTTATCTCAAGTGTGAGTCCCTCTCAAACACTCAACCCATAAAACATCAACCCTAAAGCCTCCACCCTAAACCTTCAACTCTACACCTAAACCCTAAACTCTAACCCTCAACCTGACCCCTAACCTCAACCCTAATTCTTCAACCCTCAACCCTAACCCTAACAAATGgccaaattattatataatttaatgacaaataagcaaaaacaaaaagaaaacaataaaaaagtcaaatatatttagtaactaaatttatatttgactTTTGAACCTTTTTGCTTATTAGGGATGAAGTAGTATATTAGAGTGATTAAAAAGTTTGTTCTTGATAAAGAGAATGgttaaaaagttaataaagcATAAATGAATTATTGAAATGAATGAGATAAGGTTTAGATAACATTACAATCCACCAAGTGCTATGGTTGCTCCAACAGCAAAAACTGTCCCTCCTTTAGCACCATGGTACATCACCAATCTACTTCCATAATAGCACATGAAAGACCAAATTGCAAACACAAAACCATTGCTTCCAATAGCTAAACCTTTAGCTAATCCTTGTTTTAAACCCAAATTAACAGTCCCTTGTAGAGCATTAGAGAAAGCAATCATAGATTTGTTTTCTCCCACAAATGAATAAACAGTTCTAATGGAAGATATTGTTTGTTCTGCTATTGTGTCAGCTTGATTGTACTCTTCCCTTATCTTGCTTGATAAACTCATCAATGTCATGCCATAGATTAATCCAGGGATCACTAGAAGAATTAAAAATGGGAATACTACAATTGCCAATCTCCATAGCATTGCAAATGCCACTATATAGCTCCCAATGAACAATGAAATGTTCATCAACAAATTTGGAACctgttttcatttttgtataagagaaaattaattatatataatattatgttAAGATATCAAATAATTATGAGCAAAGTTGCACACTGAATCAAATTTCCTGCTGTAAATACATCACGTAGTTTCAACAGCCAGCCATCTGATTAAAATGAATGGTTAAGATTGATTCACTTTATAAAATTGAGTTGTAATCTGAACTGTCCGATCTTTAATCAACGACCGAGATTGATTACTACATTAAACAGTGTAAGAATCTTACAACATTCAATTAGGATCCCTTGTGCgcgcatatatatatatatatatatatatatattctaggcagtcatatatttgaatttgtactattctaaaagaagaaaaaataaaggcATATGCAatcttcttttttgtttctaCTATTACCTTTTCACTAAGAACATCTTGAATTATAAGAGTGTCATTAGAGACACTAGTGATGATTTCTGAGGTACTTGTCACCTGCAAATCAAAGTAAGAAACTTCTTGTCTAAGAACTGCTTTAAGGTACTTGCATCTCATTCTTGAAGCTTGTCTCCCACTTGTCCTTGTCCAACAGTAACCCTCTAAAAATAATGTTCAGAATCAgaaaaagaatatagaaaatatatgataaaaataaaacaaattacaaAAACTCACCAaggaaacaaataataaaagatgCACAGGCCAAATATAACCAAGCAAGTGCATTCTGCATCATTAATCAATAAAGTCAAACCAAGTTAGCTATTCTATAATTTGTGTATGAAAAGGACTCTCATACTCTCCCACTTGAATATGAATTAATGTGTAGTTAATTTAGTACTCTTATTGCAATTATTcctcaaaattctttttctaattTGATCAATTATTCCCCAAAATTCTAAGAacataaaattctaaaaaagaaaataatcccTCCATCGTAAATTAtaaggtaaaaaaaattcacacttattaaaaaacaacaaaacataattatttggagtttttattatttaaataagttgtataggaagatgtaaattattatttttttatttagttatggAGAAAATAAGAGAGAATCAATTAAATGCACCTTGCatataattttatgagaataagcaaaaaaaaatcttgaaaaagataaataatcgtttttttttcttataatttggaacaCTAAAGAaggattatttttttcttatattttgggcgGAAGGAGTAGAATTTATGTTGATGGGATCAGAGACCCTTGGGAATCCGCTAGTTGGGAACCCCGAAGAAAATCTCCCCATGGAAAAGACGATGGATATTTTGAGGATTGAGATAGTAAGCGAGGGATGACTGCGCACCCTACACcattaaacaataaaatgtgAATTTATTATTGTGATAagttttgtgtcaaaaaaaaaaattattgtgataagttattaaaaaaaatttgtagttCGAGATCatttatgttaatattttttacatttatttataaaaacattataattttagttaAATACATTATAAACATAAGCATAATAAAAACCATTTTCACATTCATTATGTAATTAGCAATAAAATTATTCATACAATACTTTAAATAATATTGATAATAGCAATCGATCATATCGTGTCTAGTACGGATACACACATTAGTTTTTacaccaaaaaaacaaataatttacgCTACACCGTGATAGAAAATCTAAATATTTGTGTGAGGtttaagagagagatagagagtaCCTTATTGATGTTATGGATGAAAATGTTTGGTTCCATAGTAGATGAACTCCCAATATTATTGATCATGCGGCTACTAATATACAAAATCAAAGGAAAGGTGAACCCTTCACCAATTGCTCCAATGGTACCTAAAACCATAAGTAACCAATCTTCCCTATCAGCATGCATGAAAATGGACCATATAGACCCATTCTTGTTCTTCTTAAACAAATCTATCCACTTTCTATTATCCACACCTCCCATTTTGTTGATACACCCTATTTTTGAGAAACAAACAACAGTATGAATTCTAAGACACACTTGATGTTTTAGTCTTGTTTTGGATTTCTTAGCTAACTACATGTAGCAACATCCTTAGGAATTTATAGGAAGGATCAGTGTATCTATTTATGAAAGGATGTGGTGGGGTCAAAACTAATTAAAGGGGCCAGAATAATGTTTTGAGAATTCATATGATGGCATGTGATGAGGCTTGTGTTCATATGGAGTCGCATGTGATGATTTCAAAGGGAATTTGCTCCTGTTTggattttataattatattatcatAAGCATCACCTTTTTTTATAGCCActcattttcactttttaaaagatttaatttttttcttacgTACACTCTTTACACCATATTCACTAGTTGAGTTGAGTCGATTTTAGTCAAattcgttatttaattttatcaaatttaattGAGTTAGgaaaaatattagtattttatatgttaaaatCGAGTCAACCTGACCTGATTATGATTGGGTTGGGTCAACGAATCCTTAAACAtaacttttaaataaattttttaaaaaaattacattatattgtatatttcatgaaaaaatttactatttactatttaacattttaatttatttaacaaTCTTAAactttatcataaaaaatatatttaaaatcatGAACTTATTACCCGAACCAACCACTTCATAGAAAAGATTAACACACACATTTGAATGCGTTGAGTTTGCGAGTTTATGGATTTGAAATCATAAACTGACTATATGAACTAACCACTTCATATTTGAATGAATTGGTTTGGTTAGATTATAAACGTGAATGAGTTCAGGTAAAATAATGGTTGGTCATGGTTTCACTCACCGGGCTTCATCTATGACAATCCTAGTAGGAGAGAGGGTGCATCGAGTAGTTGTCAAGGAAACATAATGTGTTTTGAATGAATGATCGTT
This genomic interval from Trifolium pratense cultivar HEN17-A07 linkage group LG6, ARS_RC_1.1, whole genome shotgun sequence contains the following:
- the LOC123889686 gene encoding ABC transporter B family member 15-like isoform X1 — its product is MGGVDNRKWIDLFKKNKNGSIWSIFMHADREDWLLMVLGTIGAIGEGFTFPLILYISSRMINNIGSSSTMEPNIFIHNINKNALAWLYLACASFIICFLEGYCWTRTSGRQASRMRCKYLKAVLRQEVSYFDLQVTSTSEIITSVSNDTLIIQDVLSEKVPNLLMNISLFIGSYIVAFAMLWRLAIVVFPFLILLVIPGLIYGMTLMSLSSKIREEYNQADTIAEQTISSIRTVYSFVGENKSMIAFSNALQGTVNLGLKQGLAKGLAIGSNGFVFAIWSFMCYYGSRLVMYHGAKGGTVFAVGATIALGGLGLGTSLSSLRNFSEASSAGETIKRVISRVPNIDSNNTTGEIIQKVSGEVEFNNIEFAYPTRPETIILKNLCFKIPAGKTVALVGESGSGKSTLIALLQRFYDPIGGVILVDGVAINKLNIKWLRSIMGLVSQEPSLFATSIKENIIFGKEDATEDEIVEAARICNAHDFISLLPQGYNTQVGERGVQLSGGQKQRIAIARAIIKKPRILLLDEATSALDTKSERLVQQALDNATIDCTTIVIAHRLSTIQNANIIAVVHGGKIIEIGSHNELLQNDTGVYSSLVHNQQTDKERVEEETVTTTFTKRDPQITCFVDPTTLVEDEKNNINNVNVNEGKTVSFWRLLLLNIPEWKQAVFGCLNAMVFGAVQPVYAYAMGSMIFIYFDTDYEEIKNKTKVYSLCFLGLFVITLVVNVGQHYNFAYMGEYLTKRVRESMLSKIITFEVAWFDCDENSSGAVCSRLANDANVVRSLVGDRMSLLVQTFSAVVTAYTMALVISWRLNIVMISIQPILIACFYTRSVLLKSMSSKSTKAQQESSKLACEAVSNLRTITAFSSQDRILKMLEMAQQRPIQENFRQSWFAGIGLGLSQFLMSCTWAVNYWYGGKLIIDGYITKKALFESFMVVVSTGRVIADAGSMTKDLVKGGNVVSSIFAILDRRTKIKPDDPGGFKPETLMGQIEFHDVHFSYPARPNVVIFKDFSIKIEAGKSTALVGQSGSGKSTIIGLIERFYDPFKGSVTIDDMNIKSYNLKSLRKHIALVSQEPTLTNGTIRDNIAYGTTCDHIDEIEIIEAARVANAHDFISSLKDGYETWCGDKGVQLSGGQKQRIAIARAMLKNPKVLLLDEATSALDNNSEKVVQDALNMVMVGRTSVVVAHRLSTIHNCDVIAVLDKGKMVEIGSHKTLLAKGPCGAYYSLVHLQTKHASTTKDTTN